One stretch of Rhodoferax lithotrophicus DNA includes these proteins:
- the folK gene encoding 2-amino-4-hydroxy-6-hydroxymethyldihydropteridine diphosphokinase, with translation MTESTCPEVVVYISLGANLGDAQATLSSCIDQLGHLPDCHLLACSSLYRSAPFEAVGPDFINAVIGLKTSMDAHELLLKLQHLENRAGRLRPYQNAPRTLDLDILLYGQASIQSPTLVVPHPRMWARAFVILPLAEIAPHLVSPAQLAAVASQSIARL, from the coding sequence ATGACTGAATCCACGTGCCCGGAGGTTGTGGTCTACATCAGCCTGGGGGCCAATCTGGGAGACGCGCAGGCCACGCTGAGTTCATGTATTGATCAGTTAGGGCACTTGCCAGATTGCCATTTGCTGGCGTGTTCAAGCCTGTACCGAAGCGCCCCGTTTGAAGCTGTTGGTCCAGATTTTATCAATGCCGTTATTGGCTTGAAAACAAGTATGGATGCGCATGAGTTGCTATTAAAATTGCAGCATCTTGAAAATCGGGCGGGACGCCTGCGCCCCTATCAGAATGCGCCCCGCACGCTTGATCTGGATATCTTGCTGTACGGTCAGGCGAGCATCCAAAGCCCCACGCTGGTGGTGCCGCATCCTCGCATGTGGGCGCGGGCTTTTGTGATTCTTCCGTTGGCCGAAATTGCGCCACACCTGGTCAGCCCGGCCCAATTGGCCGCAGTTGCTTCACAATCAATTGCCCGCCTGTAA
- the pcnB gene encoding polynucleotide adenylyltransferase PcnB produces MIKTFINKLLGKSGPASKSRFGKRMEIGPTEHGINPKLVDERALNVVRTLQQAGFEAYIVGGAVRDLMLGLAPKDFDVATNATPEQVKGLFRRAFIIGRRFRIVHVVYGRGREHEVIEVSTFRAFLDNAAAEQVAGNEKTSKSELAGMKHAVDSTGRVLRDNVWGPQDEDAARRDFTINAMYYDPETQIVVDYHHGIKDAKARVIRMIGDPVARYREDPVRIIRAIRFVAKLHGLGFKLEPKTATPLVKSRALLTEIPQSRLFDEMLKLLQTGHALASIEQLKTLGMAQGIYPLLDVVVERAETPFVQSALQDTDRRVGEGKPVAPSFLLACVLWADVRDGWAARLKNQHPHPALMDAIDDVFNARIGDVSGRGKLAGDMREIWMMQPRFEKRVGSAPFGLVEQPRFRAAFDFMRLRAENGELEEVLSDWWEEFSLADDNLRNDMVDAVKLEQQQRTRPARAPRSPRVHKVPASNAEVATNPDKAPTTADALVTPVETTEASAPKKRRRRRRPTGNTGGDAANQGAPE; encoded by the coding sequence ATGATCAAAACATTCATCAACAAGTTGCTCGGCAAGTCGGGCCCAGCGTCCAAGTCACGCTTTGGCAAACGCATGGAAATCGGCCCAACCGAGCACGGCATTAACCCCAAACTGGTCGATGAGCGGGCCCTCAATGTGGTGCGCACACTCCAACAAGCCGGCTTTGAGGCCTACATCGTGGGTGGCGCGGTGCGCGACCTGATGCTCGGGCTGGCCCCCAAAGACTTTGACGTGGCCACCAATGCCACACCGGAGCAGGTCAAAGGCTTGTTCCGCCGGGCTTTCATCATCGGTCGACGTTTTCGCATCGTGCACGTGGTGTACGGGCGGGGCCGTGAGCATGAAGTGATTGAGGTTTCCACCTTCCGGGCGTTTCTGGACAATGCCGCTGCCGAGCAGGTAGCGGGCAATGAGAAAACCAGCAAGAGCGAGCTGGCTGGCATGAAGCACGCGGTAGACAGCACCGGGCGGGTGTTGCGTGACAACGTCTGGGGCCCGCAGGATGAGGATGCAGCGCGGCGCGATTTCACCATCAACGCCATGTATTACGACCCCGAGACGCAAATCGTGGTCGATTACCACCACGGCATCAAGGATGCCAAAGCCAGGGTGATCCGCATGATTGGTGACCCGGTGGCACGTTACCGTGAAGACCCGGTGCGCATCATTCGCGCCATTCGTTTTGTCGCCAAATTGCACGGACTGGGCTTCAAGCTGGAGCCCAAAACGGCTACACCGCTGGTGAAGTCACGGGCTTTGTTGACCGAAATCCCGCAAAGCCGCTTGTTTGATGAAATGCTCAAACTGCTGCAAACCGGCCATGCGCTGGCCTCCATCGAGCAGTTGAAAACGCTGGGCATGGCGCAGGGTATTTACCCGCTGCTGGACGTGGTGGTGGAGCGTGCCGAGACTCCGTTTGTCCAATCCGCCCTGCAAGACACGGATCGCCGTGTCGGCGAGGGCAAACCGGTAGCGCCGAGCTTCCTGCTGGCTTGCGTGTTGTGGGCCGATGTGCGTGATGGCTGGGCGGCCCGCCTGAAAAATCAGCACCCGCACCCGGCGCTGATGGATGCCATTGACGATGTGTTCAATGCCCGCATTGGCGACGTGTCTGGCCGGGGCAAGCTGGCCGGCGACATGCGCGAGATCTGGATGATGCAGCCGCGTTTTGAAAAACGGGTGGGCAGTGCGCCGTTTGGCCTGGTGGAGCAGCCACGTTTTCGGGCGGCGTTTGACTTCATGCGCCTGCGTGCCGAAAACGGTGAGCTGGAAGAAGTGTTGTCCGACTGGTGGGAAGAGTTCAGCCTGGCCGATGACAACCTGCGCAACGACATGGTTGATGCGGTCAAGCTGGAGCAACAACAACGCACCCGCCCGGCTCGGGCCCCACGTTCACCCAGGGTTCACAAAGTACCGGCCAGCAATGCCGAAGTCGCAACCAACCCTGACAAGGCTCCAACAACCGCCGACGCGTTGGTCACCCCGGTGGAAACCACGGAGGCTTCTGCCCCCAAAAAACGCCGCCGTCGCCGTCGCCCCACTGGCAACACTGGAGGTGACGCAGCAAATCAGGGTGCACCTGAGTGA
- a CDS encoding HAD family hydrolase encodes MTLKIALFDLDHTLIPMDSDYEWGVFTTALGWNDPAEFTRRNEVYYQHYKAGTLDIHDYVRFATAAIRREGAIKSEAAHAQFMSTVIQKAIQTQALALVQQHQQAGDVVVIVTATNEFVTRPIALAFGVPELIAINLARDPATGWITGEIEGTPSFREGKVTRVEQWLAARGLGWHDVECSFYSDSINDLPLLEKATCPVATNPDERLRAIATQRGWRILDLF; translated from the coding sequence GTGACACTCAAAATAGCTTTGTTTGACCTGGACCATACGCTGATTCCGATGGATTCAGACTATGAATGGGGGGTGTTCACCACCGCCTTGGGCTGGAATGATCCGGCCGAATTTACCCGCCGCAACGAGGTGTATTACCAGCACTACAAGGCTGGTACGCTCGATATTCATGACTATGTGCGTTTTGCCACTGCCGCCATTCGCCGTGAAGGTGCTATTAAATCAGAAGCTGCTCACGCCCAATTCATGAGCACAGTGATTCAAAAAGCCATACAAACCCAGGCGTTGGCCCTGGTTCAGCAACACCAGCAGGCGGGTGATGTGGTGGTGATCGTCACCGCCACCAATGAGTTTGTGACCCGCCCGATTGCGCTGGCTTTTGGTGTGCCCGAGTTGATCGCCATCAACTTGGCGCGTGACCCGGCCACTGGCTGGATCACCGGTGAAATTGAGGGCACACCGTCTTTTCGTGAAGGCAAGGTGACCCGGGTCGAGCAATGGCTGGCAGCCCGCGGTCTGGGCTGGCATGATGTGGAGTGCAGCTTTTACAGCGACTCCATCAATGACTTGCCGCTGCTTGAAAAAGCCACCTGCCCGGTCGCCACCAACCCAGATGAGCGGCTGCGTGCCATTGCCACCCAACGTGGCTGGCGCATACTCGACCTTTTTTAA
- the hda gene encoding DnaA regulatory inactivator Hda, whose protein sequence is MQQLVLDMGLPTGPSLDNFCAGPNAAALAHLKLWLGDGANSLRSPVPIYLWGGSGCGKTHLLKSLCAALQEQGAQVGWLDANTHSPAEFDERWAAVLMDDVHAFNAGQQQAAFNWFVNAQTRPIAVIAAGSLPPADLKLRDDLRSRLGWGHVFALQTLSDTERRAVLRQAAEARGILLSDEVVDFMLTRFSRDLGSLMELLNLMDGYALQTQRAITIPLIKTMMDNS, encoded by the coding sequence ATGCAACAACTGGTCTTGGACATGGGGCTGCCGACCGGCCCGAGCCTGGATAACTTTTGCGCCGGGCCCAATGCGGCGGCGTTGGCGCATTTGAAACTTTGGCTGGGAGATGGGGCAAACAGCTTGCGCTCGCCGGTGCCCATTTATCTTTGGGGTGGCAGTGGTTGTGGCAAAACACATTTGCTCAAATCGCTCTGCGCGGCGCTGCAAGAGCAGGGCGCACAAGTGGGCTGGCTGGATGCCAATACCCACAGCCCGGCCGAATTTGACGAGCGCTGGGCCGCGGTGCTGATGGATGACGTACACGCCTTCAACGCAGGCCAGCAGCAAGCCGCTTTCAACTGGTTTGTGAACGCCCAAACCCGCCCGATTGCCGTGATTGCTGCAGGCAGCTTGCCACCCGCCGACCTGAAATTACGTGACGATTTGCGCTCCCGCCTGGGGTGGGGCCATGTGTTTGCGTTGCAAACCCTGAGTGATACCGAGCGCCGTGCCGTGTTGCGCCAGGCAGCCGAGGCACGCGGCATTCTTTTAAGTGATGAGGTGGTGGACTTCATGCTGACCCGTTTTAGCCGTGATCTGGGTTCATTGATGGAGCTGCTGAACCTGATGGACGGCTATGCCCTGCAAACCCAGCGCGCCATCACCATCCCCCTGATCAAAACCATGATGGACAACTCGTGA
- a CDS encoding AI-2E family transporter yields MQFTSTQKRAVSWLALLLGLVTLLWLLAPVLTPFVVAAILAYALTPVVDWLDDVGRGRIPRLLAVVLVEVIFLLLLLALMLLVVPILIKQLPQLREQVPPMLDRLNGSLQPFFAQLGVHVSLDVAGLKAFAMEHLNTNFQDALGRLLASAKLGGSVALSVVGNAVLIPVVLFYLLMEWRRFMGLLLDLVPPRLRSAVDSFTTEADDVLGQYLRGQMLVMLMLAVYYSVGLALFGLDLALPIGVFTGLAVAIPYLGFGLGLILATLAGFLEFSAQTGHVSVLVMVAVVYGLGQMLESFFLTPRLVGERIGLHPLAVIFALMAFGQLLGFVGVLMALPLSAVLLVAVRRLRSAYLDSALYRDGA; encoded by the coding sequence ATGCAATTTACTTCCACACAAAAAAGAGCTGTTTCCTGGCTGGCGCTGCTGCTGGGCCTGGTCACGCTGCTGTGGCTATTGGCCCCGGTGCTGACCCCTTTTGTAGTGGCCGCCATCCTGGCCTACGCCCTGACACCGGTGGTGGATTGGCTCGACGATGTGGGCCGTGGTCGTATTCCCCGCCTGCTGGCGGTGGTGTTGGTTGAGGTCATCTTTTTGCTATTGCTGTTGGCTCTGATGCTGCTGGTGGTGCCGATTTTGATCAAACAGTTGCCGCAGCTGCGTGAGCAGGTGCCGCCCATGCTGGATCGCCTGAACGGGTCGCTGCAACCCTTTTTTGCGCAGTTGGGGGTGCATGTGTCGCTGGACGTGGCCGGACTCAAGGCGTTTGCCATGGAACACCTGAACACCAATTTTCAGGATGCCCTCGGGCGACTGCTGGCTTCGGCCAAACTGGGCGGCAGTGTGGCGTTGTCGGTGGTGGGTAATGCGGTGCTGATTCCGGTGGTGTTGTTTTACCTGTTGATGGAGTGGCGCCGTTTTATGGGCCTGTTGCTGGATCTGGTGCCGCCGCGCCTGCGCTCGGCCGTCGATAGTTTCACCACCGAGGCTGATGACGTGCTGGGCCAGTACCTGCGTGGGCAGATGTTGGTGATGCTGATGCTGGCGGTGTATTACAGCGTAGGACTGGCGCTGTTTGGGCTGGATCTGGCATTGCCGATTGGGGTGTTCACTGGCCTAGCCGTGGCGATTCCGTATCTGGGCTTTGGTCTGGGGCTGATTTTGGCTACCCTGGCCGGTTTTCTGGAGTTTTCCGCGCAGACCGGGCATGTGAGTGTGCTGGTGATGGTGGCGGTGGTGTATGGCTTGGGGCAGATGCTGGAGAGCTTCTTTTTAACCCCCCGGCTGGTGGGTGAGCGTATTGGCCTGCACCCGCTGGCGGTGATTTTTGCGTTGATGGCGTTTGGTCAATTACTGGGTTTTGTCGGGGTGCTGATGGCCTTGCCCTTGAGCGCGGTGCTGCTGGTGGCGGTTCGCCGTTTGCGCAGCGCTTACCTGGACAGTGCGCTTTACCGGGACGGTGCATGA
- the purM gene encoding phosphoribosylformylglycinamidine cyclo-ligase — MTSSNTPSTALSYKDAGVDIDAGDALVERIKPLAKKTMREGVLAGIGGFGALFEVPKRYKEPVLVSGTDGVGTKLKLAFEWQMHDTVGIDLVAMSVNDVLVQGAEPLFFLDYFACGKLDVDTAAAVVGGIAKGCELSGCALIGGETAEMPGMYPAGEYDLAGFAVGAVEKSKILTGADVKPGDVVLGLASSGVHSNGFSLVRKCIERAGASAPATLDGKPFKQALMEPTRLYVKNVLAALAAHPIKALAHITGGGLLENIPRVLPEGTAAHLVKGSWPQTELFAWLQATAGIDDFEMNRTFNNGIGMVVVIDATQAAACADTLRAQGETVYTIGSIAPRGQDAAVVVA, encoded by the coding sequence ATGACCTCATCCAACACCCCCTCGACCGCCCTTTCCTACAAAGATGCTGGCGTTGACATTGACGCTGGCGACGCACTGGTAGAGCGCATCAAGCCTCTGGCCAAAAAAACCATGCGTGAAGGCGTGCTGGCCGGTATTGGCGGCTTTGGTGCCCTGTTTGAAGTGCCCAAGCGCTATAAAGAACCCGTTTTGGTGAGTGGTACCGACGGTGTTGGCACCAAACTCAAGCTGGCGTTTGAATGGCAAATGCATGACACCGTGGGCATCGACCTGGTGGCCATGAGCGTCAATGACGTGTTGGTGCAAGGCGCTGAACCCCTGTTCTTCCTGGACTACTTTGCCTGCGGCAAGCTCGATGTGGACACCGCGGCGGCCGTGGTGGGTGGCATTGCCAAGGGGTGCGAGTTGTCTGGCTGCGCACTGATTGGCGGCGAAACCGCTGAAATGCCCGGCATGTACCCGGCAGGCGAATACGATCTGGCGGGTTTTGCCGTGGGTGCGGTCGAAAAATCCAAGATTCTGACCGGTGCCGATGTGAAACCCGGCGACGTGGTACTGGGCCTGGCCTCCAGCGGTGTCCATTCCAACGGCTTCAGCCTGGTGCGCAAGTGCATCGAACGTGCAGGTGCCTCCGCCCCCGCCACATTGGACGGCAAACCCTTCAAACAAGCCTTGATGGAGCCGACTCGCCTGTATGTGAAAAACGTGCTGGCTGCGCTGGCCGCCCACCCGATCAAGGCGCTGGCCCACATCACCGGTGGTGGTTTGCTGGAAAACATTCCCCGCGTGTTGCCCGAAGGCACGGCCGCACACCTGGTCAAAGGCAGCTGGCCACAAACCGAGCTGTTTGCCTGGTTACAAGCCACCGCAGGCATTGACGACTTCGAGATGAACCGCACCTTCAACAACGGCATTGGCATGGTGGTGGTGATTGATGCCACCCAGGCTGCCGCCTGCGCTGACACCTTGCGGGCACAAGGCGAAACGGTTTACACCATTGGCAGCATTGCGCCACGTGGACAAGATGCGGCAGTGGTGGTGGCCTGA
- a CDS encoding MFS transporter: MPTRFATLRQIPGSIWALGFVSLLMDVSSELIHSLLPVFMVTSLGISVLVVGLIEGAAEATALIVKVFSGALSDYWGKRKPLAVLGYGLGALTKPLFALASSSGWIITARLLDRVGKGIRGAPRDALVADIAPPELRGAAFGLRQSLDTVGAFLGPLLAVVFMLLWQNDFRAVFWVASVPAFLCVVLLIWGVHEPDRAPTAPRINPINRANLARLSPAYWWVVGIGAVFTLARFSEAFLVLRASEGGLALAWTPVVLISMNAIYAICAYPFGKLADKLSHTRLLGYGLVMLIGADALLAHSHSGPLFWAGVALWGLHMAMTQGLLAAMVADTAPADLRGTGYGFFNLLSGSAMLLASGLAGWLWQSFGATTTFLAGIGFATAALALLGLRPPMIGRHS, translated from the coding sequence ATGCCCACACGGTTTGCCACCTTGCGTCAAATCCCGGGCAGTATCTGGGCGCTGGGCTTTGTCAGCCTGCTGATGGATGTGTCTAGCGAGCTGATCCACAGCCTGCTGCCGGTCTTCATGGTCACCAGTCTGGGCATCAGCGTGCTGGTGGTCGGACTGATTGAGGGGGCCGCCGAGGCCACGGCGCTGATCGTCAAGGTGTTTTCCGGTGCCTTGAGCGATTACTGGGGCAAGCGCAAACCCCTGGCGGTGCTGGGCTACGGCCTGGGGGCGCTCACCAAACCCTTGTTTGCCCTGGCCAGCTCCAGCGGCTGGATCATTACCGCCCGACTGCTTGATCGCGTCGGCAAAGGCATTCGCGGTGCGCCGCGCGACGCGCTGGTGGCTGACATTGCGCCCCCTGAATTGCGCGGAGCCGCTTTTGGCCTGCGCCAGTCACTCGACACAGTGGGTGCCTTCCTCGGGCCGCTGCTGGCGGTGGTCTTCATGCTGCTCTGGCAAAACGATTTTCGTGCGGTGTTCTGGGTGGCCAGCGTGCCCGCTTTTTTGTGCGTGGTGTTGCTGATCTGGGGTGTGCATGAACCTGATCGAGCCCCCACGGCCCCACGCATCAACCCCATCAACCGCGCCAACCTGGCGCGCCTGAGTCCGGCTTATTGGTGGGTGGTCGGGATTGGTGCGGTGTTCACCCTGGCACGCTTCAGCGAAGCTTTTTTGGTGCTGCGCGCCAGTGAAGGTGGGCTGGCGCTGGCCTGGACACCGGTGGTGCTGATCAGCATGAACGCCATCTACGCCATCTGTGCCTACCCTTTTGGCAAACTGGCCGACAAGCTCAGCCATACCCGCCTGCTCGGCTACGGTTTGGTGATGCTGATCGGCGCTGACGCGCTGTTGGCCCACAGCCATAGTGGCCCCCTCTTCTGGGCCGGGGTGGCACTGTGGGGCTTGCACATGGCCATGACACAAGGCCTGCTGGCCGCCATGGTGGCCGACACGGCCCCGGCCGATTTGCGTGGCACCGGTTACGGTTTTTTCAACCTGCTCAGCGGCAGCGCCATGCTGCTGGCCAGCGGCTTGGCAGGCTGGTTATGGCAGAGCTTTGGGGCCACCACCACCTTTCTGGCAGGCATTGGCTTTGCCACCGCGGCCCTGGCACTGCTGGGCCTGCGTCCGCCCATGATCGGGCGGCATTCATGA
- a CDS encoding isochorismatase family protein: MKTCLILIDAQESFRQRPYFTATDLPAYLEAQNALIDGCLTQGIPMVRIFHVDGPQTPDNPFAQESGHVKALAELHHFEPAATFYKHRHSALVGTGLDVWLTQHGITRLIVSGIRTEQCCETTTRHASDLDWTVDFCLDATLTWDMQQLDGSTLSAADIKSRTATVLKDRFASICSPAQALARATQVSA; encoded by the coding sequence ATGAAAACATGTCTGATTTTGATTGATGCACAAGAGTCATTCCGCCAGCGCCCCTACTTCACGGCGACCGACCTGCCCGCCTATCTGGAGGCACAAAACGCACTGATCGATGGCTGCCTGACACAAGGCATTCCCATGGTGCGCATCTTTCATGTGGATGGCCCCCAAACCCCAGACAATCCATTTGCACAGGAATCCGGCCACGTCAAGGCGCTGGCGGAACTGCACCACTTTGAACCTGCAGCCACGTTCTACAAACACCGCCACAGCGCCTTGGTGGGCACTGGGCTGGACGTGTGGTTGACGCAGCACGGTATAACGCGTCTGATCGTCAGCGGCATCCGCACCGAGCAATGCTGCGAAACCACCACCCGCCATGCCTCGGACCTGGACTGGACGGTGGACTTCTGCTTGGATGCCACCCTGACCTGGGACATGCAGCAGCTCGACGGTAGCACGCTGAGCGCCGCCGACATCAAGTCCCGTACCGCCACCGTGTTGAAAGACCGCTTTGCCAGCATTTGCAGTCCGGCCCAGGCATTGGCACGCGCCACCCAAGTATCCGCATGA
- a CDS encoding DJ-1/PfpI family protein — protein MTAQRPLSVGILVFDAVEALDFAGPYEVFTTASRVAGRRTPDAGKLFDVACISRDGQPIQARAGLRVLPEHSFANHPPCDLLIVPGGVVDAAMTCPHTLQWLAHTAAQAQITASVCTGAFLLAASGVLRSGEVTTHWEDVADLRARFPALTVRTGPRWIDNGALVTSAGISAGIDMCLHLVARLAGSELAQHTARQMDYPWRADEPA, from the coding sequence ATGACGGCGCAACGCCCCCTGTCCGTCGGCATCCTGGTGTTTGATGCGGTGGAAGCGCTGGATTTTGCCGGCCCCTATGAGGTATTCACCACCGCCAGCCGGGTGGCTGGCAGGCGCACGCCTGACGCAGGCAAGCTGTTTGACGTGGCCTGTATTTCACGCGATGGCCAGCCGATCCAGGCGCGGGCAGGCTTGCGCGTGTTGCCCGAACACAGCTTTGCCAACCACCCGCCCTGCGACCTGCTGATCGTCCCCGGTGGGGTGGTGGATGCGGCCATGACCTGCCCACACACACTGCAGTGGCTGGCTCACACGGCCGCCCAGGCGCAGATCACCGCATCGGTCTGCACCGGTGCTTTTCTGCTGGCCGCCAGTGGTGTACTGCGCAGCGGCGAAGTCACCACCCACTGGGAAGATGTGGCCGACCTGCGGGCGCGTTTTCCGGCGCTGACGGTACGGACAGGGCCGCGCTGGATCGACAACGGCGCACTCGTCACCTCGGCGGGCATCAGCGCAGGCATCGACATGTGCCTGCATCTGGTGGCGCGACTGGCCGGGTCTGAGCTGGCCCAACACACAGCACGCCAGATGGATTACCCATGGAGAGCCGATGAGCCAGCCTGA
- a CDS encoding GlxA family transcriptional regulator, producing MSQPDPANTSAAKAQHAPASGTPIEVLFALLPDSLALDWAGPAEALRMANQVLQTQGQPPRFVLRFVGPQPETRSSVGLQLSGLEPLPQALSEPTWLVLVGQMGDTIPVHSDATQALLHWLRGLRLQRQRLELMTVCAGSVLAAHAGLLAGHRATTHHHHLAELQATEPRCQVVENRVFVEDAPVYSSAGVSTGIDLMLHRIAQLCGEPVAAQVAQSMVVALRRGPHDPQLSPFLSYRNHLHPALHRVQDAVSSQPTSVWHLASMAAVACTSPRHLTRLFMEHAGIAPLHYLRRIRLAVAQTALQSGHNVTQAAALAGFSSDTQLRRAWHQLGETGTPSQPQSYQK from the coding sequence ATGAGCCAGCCTGATCCGGCCAACACGAGCGCAGCCAAAGCCCAACACGCGCCAGCATCCGGCACCCCCATTGAGGTGTTGTTCGCCTTGTTGCCCGACAGCCTGGCGCTGGACTGGGCAGGACCGGCAGAGGCCTTGCGCATGGCCAACCAGGTGCTACAAACACAAGGACAGCCACCACGGTTTGTGCTGCGCTTCGTCGGGCCCCAGCCAGAAACCCGCAGTTCGGTAGGACTTCAGCTCAGTGGCCTGGAACCTTTACCGCAGGCTCTGTCAGAACCCACCTGGCTGGTGCTGGTGGGTCAGATGGGGGACACCATACCGGTGCACTCCGATGCCACTCAGGCCTTGCTGCATTGGCTGCGCGGCCTGCGCCTGCAACGCCAGCGGCTGGAGCTGATGACGGTGTGCGCCGGGTCCGTGCTGGCGGCGCATGCCGGACTGCTGGCCGGGCATCGCGCTACCACACACCATCACCATTTGGCCGAATTGCAGGCCACCGAGCCGCGCTGCCAGGTGGTTGAGAACCGGGTGTTTGTGGAAGATGCGCCGGTATACAGCAGTGCCGGGGTCAGCACCGGCATCGACCTGATGCTGCACCGCATTGCGCAGCTCTGCGGCGAACCGGTGGCGGCACAGGTGGCGCAGTCCATGGTGGTGGCCCTGCGCCGTGGCCCGCATGACCCACAACTGTCACCGTTTCTGAGCTACCGCAACCACTTGCACCCGGCCTTGCACCGCGTGCAGGATGCAGTGAGCAGCCAACCCACGTCGGTCTGGCATCTGGCCAGCATGGCCGCAGTGGCTTGCACCTCACCCCGGCATCTGACGCGGCTGTTCATGGAACATGCGGGTATCGCCCCGCTGCATTACCTGCGCCGCATCCGCCTGGCCGTGGCACAAACAGCTTTGCAATCCGGCCACAACGTGACACAGGCGGCGGCGCTGGCGGGTTTCAGCTCCGATACCCAACTGCGCCGAGCCTGGCATCAGCTGGGTGAAACCGGCACCCCATCACAGCCCCAAAGTTATCAAAAATAA
- a CDS encoding SirB1 family protein, translating to MKLSLNVPTPLEYFAALVQADTDFPLLEAAITLAQDEYPELNVQQVLGDVDQLLARLTRRLPTDAGPLQRLRTLNQFIYRDLNFAGNFNNFTDPDNSFVHVVLRTRLAIPISMAVIWLELAQGIGLKARGVGFPGHFLVKVHLTEGQVVIDPLTGQSLSREELAERLEPYRHLSGLDDELDAPLGLYLQAAQPRDIIARMLLNLKQIHAVQEDWARLIAVLDRLIVLLPQDWTAYRDRGLAQAEMGRTGHALEDLDTYLANTQSEAHSGLFPDRAAIARRVADLRRTINGF from the coding sequence ATGAAGCTCAGTTTGAACGTCCCCACTCCTCTGGAGTATTTTGCTGCCCTGGTGCAGGCGGATACCGATTTTCCGCTGCTGGAGGCCGCCATCACGTTGGCGCAAGACGAATACCCCGAGCTGAATGTGCAGCAAGTGCTGGGTGATGTGGATCAGCTGCTGGCCCGCCTGACGCGCCGTTTGCCCACCGATGCCGGGCCGCTGCAACGCCTGCGTACGCTGAACCAGTTTATCTACCGCGATCTGAACTTTGCCGGCAACTTCAACAACTTCACCGACCCTGACAACAGCTTTGTGCATGTGGTGTTGCGCACCAGGTTGGCGATCCCCATCTCCATGGCGGTGATCTGGCTGGAACTGGCGCAAGGCATCGGACTCAAGGCCCGTGGGGTTGGTTTTCCTGGCCATTTTCTGGTCAAGGTGCATCTCACCGAAGGCCAGGTGGTGATTGACCCGCTGACTGGCCAGTCGCTCAGTCGTGAGGAATTGGCTGAACGGCTGGAGCCGTATCGCCACCTTTCCGGTCTGGACGATGAACTGGATGCGCCGTTGGGCCTGTATCTGCAAGCGGCCCAGCCGCGCGACATCATTGCCCGCATGTTGCTCAACCTGAAACAAATTCATGCGGTGCAAGAAGATTGGGCGCGTTTGATTGCCGTGCTGGATCGGCTGATTGTGCTGTTGCCGCAAGACTGGACGGCCTACCGTGACCGTGGTCTGGCTCAAGCTGAAATGGGACGCACCGGCCATGCGCTGGAAGACCTGGATACCTACCTCGCCAACACGCAGAGTGAAGCCCACTCGGGCCTTTTCCCGGATCGTGCTGCCATTGCCCGGCGGGTGGCCGACTTACGCCGTACCATCAACGGTTTTTGA